From a single Spongiibacter taiwanensis genomic region:
- a CDS encoding ammonium transporter produces MEDIIQVKYALDTFYFLVCGAFVMWMAAGFAMLESGLVRAKNTTEILTKNVALFAIACTMYLLMGYMIMYGGSEGGVLPDAWFGNAISDASVEEVLASNGDIYYSGSSDFFFQVVFVATAMSIVSGAVAERMKLWTFLAFAVVMTGVIYPLQGMWKWGGGFLDAAGFSDFAGSGVVHLCGASAALAGVLLLGARKGKYGANGQVNAIPGANLPLATLGTFILWMGWFGFNGGSELMVSNIDEANATSQVFVNTNAAASGGLIAALIVARILFGKADLTMALNGALAGLVAITAEPLTPSPIAATLIGAVGGVIVVFSILALDKLKIDDPVGAISVHGVVGIWGLMAVPLTNGDTSFGSQIYGTVVIFAWVFGSSLVVWGILKAVLGLRVTEEEEYEGVDISECGMEAYPEFTNK; encoded by the coding sequence ATGGAAGACATCATACAGGTCAAATACGCCCTGGACACATTTTACTTTCTGGTGTGTGGCGCGTTCGTAATGTGGATGGCAGCAGGCTTTGCCATGCTGGAGTCCGGTCTGGTCCGGGCAAAAAATACGACTGAAATTCTCACTAAAAACGTCGCATTGTTTGCGATCGCTTGTACCATGTACCTGTTGATGGGCTACATGATCATGTACGGCGGATCTGAAGGCGGCGTTCTGCCTGATGCTTGGTTCGGCAATGCGATCTCTGATGCCAGCGTAGAAGAAGTATTGGCCTCTAACGGCGATATCTACTACTCCGGTTCCTCTGACTTCTTCTTCCAGGTGGTGTTCGTTGCTACCGCCATGTCGATTGTTTCAGGTGCGGTTGCTGAGCGCATGAAACTGTGGACTTTCCTGGCCTTCGCCGTGGTGATGACAGGTGTTATCTATCCGTTGCAAGGCATGTGGAAATGGGGCGGCGGCTTCCTGGATGCGGCTGGTTTCTCTGACTTTGCCGGTTCTGGTGTGGTCCACCTGTGTGGCGCCTCTGCCGCTCTGGCTGGTGTGCTGCTGCTGGGTGCTCGTAAGGGCAAGTACGGCGCCAACGGTCAGGTCAATGCGATCCCCGGTGCCAACCTTCCGCTGGCTACCCTGGGTACCTTCATCCTGTGGATGGGCTGGTTCGGCTTCAACGGCGGCTCTGAGCTGATGGTGTCCAACATCGACGAAGCCAACGCAACTTCTCAAGTGTTCGTCAACACTAACGCTGCTGCCAGTGGTGGTCTGATTGCTGCGCTGATCGTTGCTCGCATCCTGTTCGGCAAGGCTGACCTGACCATGGCCCTGAACGGTGCTCTGGCTGGCCTGGTTGCCATCACTGCTGAGCCGCTGACGCCGAGCCCGATTGCGGCAACCCTGATCGGTGCCGTTGGTGGCGTGATCGTGGTGTTCTCGATCCTGGCGCTGGACAAGCTGAAAATCGACGATCCGGTTGGTGCAATCTCCGTTCACGGTGTGGTTGGTATCTGGGGCCTGATGGCAGTGCCTCTGACCAATGGTGATACTTCTTTCGGTAGCCAGATCTACGGCACCGTGGTGATCTTTGCCTGGGTATTCGGTTCCAGCCTGGTGGTGTGGGGCATTCTCAAAGCAGTACTCGGCCTGCGGGTTACCGAAGAGGAAGAGTACGAAGGCGTCGACATCTCCGAGTGTGGGATGGAAGCCTACCCAGAATTCACCAACAAGTAA
- the glnK gene encoding P-II family nitrogen regulator, whose protein sequence is MKLITAVIKPFKLDDVREALSDIGVQGITVTEVKGFGRQKGHTELYRGAEYVVDFLPKVKIEVAVADGNVDPTIEAISKSANTGKIGDGKIFVTPLEQVVRIRTGETGEDAI, encoded by the coding sequence ATGAAATTGATTACGGCTGTTATTAAGCCATTCAAACTCGACGATGTGCGTGAAGCGCTGTCTGATATCGGTGTGCAGGGCATTACCGTGACAGAAGTGAAAGGCTTTGGTCGCCAAAAAGGTCATACCGAGCTGTACCGTGGCGCTGAATACGTAGTCGATTTTCTTCCCAAAGTGAAGATCGAAGTTGCGGTTGCCGACGGCAATGTGGATCCAACAATCGAAGCGATCAGCAAGTCTGCCAACACTGGCAAGATTGGCGATGGCAAGATTTTTGTGACGCCGCTGGAGCAGGTTGTGCGTATCCGTACTGGTGAAACCGGCGAAGACGCTATCTGA
- a CDS encoding TorF family putative porin, producing the protein MKNVKTLLAAGVAAASMTMVAAPASAELSASASVASMYLWRGFDLSDGSPAVSGDITYSAGGFYTGIWGSSGDDTYGQEVDYYAGFATEVGPVSVDISVWNYTYTGQGPGWDPDETGVTSDAGDTWGDLSEIIIGLGVGPVSLTIYDNVAGAPGYFYYTLGYDVGSFSFMLGGADSDDEDSNYAHFDVSYAYNDNLSFTFSQMIDEDNDDDLKFVVSYSLPIL; encoded by the coding sequence ATGAAAAATGTAAAAACCCTTCTCGCAGCTGGCGTAGCTGCTGCTTCTATGACCATGGTGGCTGCTCCTGCTTCGGCTGAGTTGTCTGCCAGCGCTTCTGTTGCCAGCATGTATCTGTGGCGTGGTTTTGATCTGAGCGATGGTTCTCCTGCCGTTTCTGGTGACATTACTTACAGCGCAGGTGGTTTCTACACCGGTATCTGGGGTTCTAGCGGTGATGACACTTACGGCCAGGAAGTGGATTACTACGCCGGCTTTGCTACTGAAGTCGGCCCTGTGAGCGTTGATATTAGCGTTTGGAATTACACTTACACCGGCCAAGGCCCCGGTTGGGACCCAGACGAAACTGGTGTCACCTCAGATGCAGGTGATACTTGGGGTGATTTGAGTGAAATTATCATCGGCTTGGGTGTTGGCCCTGTTAGCCTGACCATTTACGACAATGTTGCTGGCGCTCCCGGTTACTTCTACTACACCCTGGGCTACGACGTCGGCAGCTTCTCCTTTATGCTGGGTGGCGCTGACAGCGATGACGAAGATAGTAACTACGCTCACTTCGATGTCTCTTATGCCTACAACGATAACCTGAGCTTTACTTTCAGCCAGATGATTGACGAAGACAACGACGATGATCTGAAGTTCGTTGTGTCTTACAGCCTGCCCATTCTTTAA
- the urtE gene encoding urea ABC transporter ATP-binding subunit UrtE, which produces MLLVDNVDLFYGASQALRQVNISAEKGKITCILGRNGVGKSSLARAITGRHPIRGGSVVWEGVDISKLSSADRARAGIAYVPQGREIFSQLTVQENLYTGYAPLKRKDRQVSAEIFDLFPVLKSMLKRRGGDLSGGQQQQLAIARALVTKPRLLVLDEPTEGIQPSIIKDIQNVLSILRQQGEMAIVLVEQYFDFARALADEYAVMDRGEVILSGAGADMVEEDVRRHMTV; this is translated from the coding sequence ATGTTGCTAGTGGACAATGTTGATTTGTTTTACGGCGCCAGTCAGGCGCTTCGCCAGGTAAATATCTCGGCAGAGAAAGGCAAAATCACCTGTATTCTCGGGCGCAATGGGGTGGGTAAATCTTCCCTGGCCAGGGCCATCACCGGTCGCCACCCGATCCGCGGCGGGTCAGTGGTATGGGAAGGGGTGGACATCAGCAAGCTCAGCTCGGCAGACCGGGCTCGGGCCGGCATCGCCTATGTTCCGCAGGGACGAGAGATCTTTTCTCAGCTAACAGTTCAGGAGAATCTCTACACCGGTTACGCGCCTCTGAAGCGAAAAGACCGGCAGGTGAGTGCTGAGATATTTGATTTGTTTCCGGTACTGAAAAGCATGTTGAAGCGGCGTGGGGGGGATTTGTCCGGTGGTCAGCAACAGCAATTGGCGATTGCCCGCGCGTTGGTGACCAAACCCCGTTTGCTGGTCTTGGACGAGCCCACCGAGGGAATTCAGCCGTCGATCATCAAAGATATTCAGAATGTGCTGTCGATTCTGCGTCAGCAGGGAGAGATGGCGATTGTGCTGGTTGAGCAGTACTTCGATTTTGCCCGTGCGCTGGCTGATGAGTATGCGGTGATGGATCGCGGTGAAGTCATTTTGTCTGGCGCGGGTGCCGATATGGTTGAGGAAGACGTTCGTCGTCATATGACGGTGTAA
- the urtD gene encoding urea ABC transporter ATP-binding protein UrtD: MSAVSKPGFHSNELQSLLYLNGVTKSFDGFKAINSLSLDIAPGELRAIIGPNGAGKSTMMDIITGKTRPDAGEVRFKDTIDLTRHDEADIANLGIGRKFQKPTVIESLTVWENLELALAGNRGVLSSLLHKLSGAQRDQIDETIKLVGLARKAGDEAGSLSHGQKQWLEIGMLIIQEPELLLVDEPAAGMTDHETMETAALLKEINKDHTVIVVEHDMDFIKALDTKVTVLHEGSVLAEGRLEVVSANPRVIEVYLGR, encoded by the coding sequence ATGAGTGCGGTCAGTAAACCCGGATTTCATAGTAATGAACTTCAAAGTCTGTTGTACCTGAACGGTGTGACCAAAAGCTTTGATGGTTTCAAGGCAATTAATAGTTTGTCACTGGATATTGCGCCCGGTGAGTTGCGCGCCATCATTGGCCCAAATGGTGCCGGCAAAAGCACCATGATGGATATCATTACCGGCAAAACCCGGCCTGATGCGGGTGAGGTACGATTTAAAGACACGATCGATCTCACCCGTCACGATGAGGCGGATATCGCTAATTTGGGTATCGGTCGTAAGTTTCAAAAGCCCACCGTGATTGAGAGTTTGACCGTGTGGGAGAATCTTGAGCTGGCTCTGGCGGGTAACCGCGGTGTGCTGAGTTCGCTCTTGCACAAGCTCAGTGGCGCCCAGCGCGATCAGATTGATGAGACCATCAAGCTGGTGGGCTTGGCGCGCAAGGCGGGCGATGAAGCGGGCTCGCTCTCCCATGGTCAAAAGCAGTGGCTGGAGATTGGTATGCTCATTATTCAGGAGCCGGAGTTATTGTTGGTCGACGAGCCGGCTGCGGGAATGACCGATCACGAGACCATGGAGACCGCTGCCCTTCTCAAAGAGATCAACAAGGATCACACCGTGATTGTGGTTGAGCACGATATGGATTTTATCAAGGCGTTGGATACCAAGGTGACGGTGCTGCATGAAGGCAGCGTTCTGGCTGAGGGCAGGCTCGAAGTGGTGTCGGCCAATCCCCGTGTTATCGAAGTTTATTTGGGGCGCTAA
- the urtC gene encoding urea ABC transporter permease subunit UrtC, with protein MMEKSLLLKLLLSDRGGRYVMLTLLAAMVLVPALNLLMPAGSFLHIPTYVVVLLGKYLCYALLALALDLVWGYCGILSLGHGAFFALGGYAMGMHLMREIGDRGVYGNPVLPDFMVFLNWTELPWYWYGFDNFFFAMFMVALVPAALAFVFGWLAFRSRVTGVYLSIITQAMTYALLLAFFRNDMGFGGNNGLTDFKDLLGFSLQSDGMRCILFALSALFVVLAYMLCRWIVTSKYGRVLVAIRDAESRTRFMGYRVEHFKLFVFVVSAILAGIAGALYVPQVGIINPGEFSPINSIEVVIWVAIGGRGTLYGAVIGAVAVNYAKTYFTGAFPEVWLFMLGALFVVSTLYLPQGIVGVVNQVKQRRLERGGGASGPGDAQEAQS; from the coding sequence CTGATGGAAAAAAGCCTGCTGCTGAAACTGCTGTTGTCTGACCGGGGCGGGCGTTATGTGATGCTTACCCTGCTGGCGGCGATGGTGCTGGTGCCGGCGCTGAACCTGTTGATGCCGGCGGGCAGCTTTCTGCATATTCCCACTTACGTCGTGGTTTTGCTGGGCAAGTACCTTTGCTACGCCCTGCTGGCGCTGGCGTTGGATTTGGTCTGGGGCTACTGCGGAATACTGAGCCTTGGCCACGGCGCTTTTTTTGCTCTGGGCGGCTATGCCATGGGCATGCATCTGATGCGTGAAATCGGTGACCGGGGCGTTTACGGTAATCCCGTTTTGCCCGACTTTATGGTGTTTCTAAACTGGACCGAATTGCCCTGGTACTGGTACGGCTTTGATAATTTTTTCTTCGCCATGTTCATGGTGGCCCTCGTACCCGCCGCCCTGGCATTCGTGTTTGGCTGGCTGGCCTTCCGCTCTCGGGTGACCGGTGTCTACCTGTCAATTATTACCCAGGCAATGACCTATGCATTGCTGTTGGCGTTTTTTCGCAACGACATGGGTTTTGGCGGCAATAACGGCTTGACCGATTTTAAAGATCTGCTGGGTTTTAGTCTGCAATCCGATGGAATGCGCTGCATTCTGTTTGCCTTGTCGGCGCTGTTTGTTGTGCTGGCTTATATGCTGTGTCGCTGGATAGTGACCAGCAAGTACGGTCGGGTGCTGGTGGCGATTCGGGATGCAGAAAGTCGTACCCGGTTTATGGGGTACCGGGTGGAGCATTTCAAACTGTTTGTGTTTGTGGTTTCTGCCATTCTTGCAGGTATTGCCGGCGCGCTGTATGTGCCCCAGGTGGGAATTATCAACCCCGGTGAGTTCTCGCCCATTAACTCTATTGAAGTCGTTATCTGGGTGGCGATAGGTGGGCGCGGCACGTTGTATGGCGCGGTGATTGGCGCTGTTGCGGTGAATTACGCCAAAACCTATTTTACTGGCGCCTTTCCCGAGGTGTGGTTGTTTATGCTCGGCGCGTTATTTGTGGTGAGCACGCTGTATTTGCCCCAGGGCATTGTGGGTGTGGTCAACCAGGTCAAGCAGCGTCGGCTGGAACGGGGTGGCGGCGCATCCGGCCCCGGTGATGCGCAGGAGGCCCAGTCATGA